Proteins encoded in a region of the Rutidosis leptorrhynchoides isolate AG116_Rl617_1_P2 chromosome 9, CSIRO_AGI_Rlap_v1, whole genome shotgun sequence genome:
- the LOC139865847 gene encoding uncharacterized protein: MWRNICNRPSINKLKPLADRKIYKQTQFLSQIRHFELHPYHNSSFGVKGIRQNCILGDSIFGSFSISLGLLHGYYKGSASSSAAAAEEIVSTEEDTDEILELVHNLNKEINVVETKSNGLDNLKQPELVKEWKNWYADIMPESLKNEYEFPHSKVSQFVIAHSLASQRRLKPLRSSFIQMLQQDGAGSGPSHCELLLSHFKGWDANEIVWDMLAFAYAKLEMVHDALYVIAKMKDLNIQPSILTYISLLYNLRHSNIILDVYNDIKESGVQTSKQTNSILIDTLCKQSMMQEAVTHLHETNDVVSFNTIMSGFSKLGFIDIAQSILCLMLKFGVHPDTYSYNILINGLCLAGSIEDALKLTYDMDKHGVGPDVVTYNTISKGFRVLGVINGALNSMQQIVINGLKPDSITYTLLICGYCQAGKVDESLKLRDEMISNGYNLNYISYSVLVSSLCKIRLVEKALFLLYEMEIVGLKPDDVMYSIVIYHLCKQGDIKMASKLYVEMFSKKIFPATFSQRAILIGLCGTRPLSEARMYFDTLSSNCDNRDIVLYNIMINKYVKLGMTCETLHLFDKIIEKGINPTIVTFNSLIYGFCKSRQLNEVLRTFDKIKDHGLVPNVVTYTTLMNFFCEERNLRAMRDLEVEMVSNGVERTNVTYTVIIKGLCIQWKLKESLIVLNEMFSRGLYPDEVSYNVLIQRFCKARKIGKAFELHNEMITRDLKPDAVTYNILINGLCVYGNLHDADKLFMNLHKGNFRLKKAAYTILIKAHCVKGDVNRALVVFIEMMKMGFNVTIRDYSSIINRLCKRRLTNEAKIFFSLMFVNGVFPDHQLYMVMLYAFRLAGDLHSVDEILPNMIKCGLDIS; the protein is encoded by the exons ATGTGGAGAAACATATGTAATCGGCCTTCAATTAACAAGCTAAAACCCCTTGCTGacagaaaaatatataaacaaACCCAATTTCTTTCACAAATTAGACATTTTGAGCTGCACCCATATCATAATTCATCATTCGGAGTCAAGGGTATTCGACAAAATTGTATCTTGGGTGATTCTATTTTTGGGAGTTTTAGCATTTCTCTAGGTTTGTTACATGGGTATTATAAGGGCTCTGCTAGTAGTTCAGCTGCTGCTGCTGAAGAGATTGTATCTACAGAAGAAGATACTGATGAAATTCTGGAGTTGGTACACAATTTGAATAAGGAGATCAATGTGGTTGAAACGAAAAGTAACGGTTTGGATAACCTGAAACAACCGGAATTGGTGAAGGAATGGAAAAATTGGTATGCTGACATAATGCCCGAATCGTTGAAGAATGAGTACGAATTTCCGCATTCGAAAGTTTCTCAGTTTGTTATTGCTCATTCGTTGGCTAGTCAACGACGACTTAAGCCGTTGCGATCGAGTTTCATTCAAATGCTGCAACAAGATG GCGCCGGTTCTGGGCCTTCACATTGTGAGCTACTTTTGTCACATTTTAAGGGTTGGGATGCTAATGAAATCGTTTGGGACATGTTGGCATTTGCATACGCTAAATTAGAGATGGTTCATGATGCTCTTTACGTTATAGCTAAGATGAAAGACTTGAATATTCAGCCATCAATATTGACTTACATCAGCCTATTGTACAACTTAAGACACTCTAATATCATCTTGGATGTGTACAACGACATCAAAGAAAGTGGGGTCCAAACGAGCAAACAAACAAACTCCATACTTATAGACACCTTGTGTAAGCAATCTATGATGCAAGAAGCGGTGACTCATCTTCACGAAACAAACGACGTTGTTTCGTTCAATACTATTATGTCAGGTTTCTCTAAATTGGGATTTATTGATATCGCGCAATCGATTTTGTGTTTAATGTTGAAGTTTGGAGTACATCCTGATACATACAGTTATAATATTCTTATTAATGGGTTATGTTTAGCGGGTTCAATTGAAGACGCGTTGAAATTGACGTATGACATGGATAAACATGGTGTGGGGCCCGATGTAGTAACATACAACACGATTTCTAAAGGTTTTCGTGTACTCGGTGTAATTAACGGGGCACTTAATTCGATGCAACAAATAGTGATAAACGGGTTGAAGCCCGATAGTATTACATATACGTTACTTATATGCGGGTATTGCCAGGCTGGCAAAGTTGATGAAAGCCTTAAATTGCGAGACGAGATGATTTCAAATGGATATAACCTAAATTATATATCGTATAGCGTTTTGGTGAGTAGTTTATGTAAGATTCGCCTTGTTGAAAAAGCTTTGTTTTTGTTGTATGAGATGGAAATAGTCGGTTTGAAACCAGATGATGTCATGTATTCGATCGTCATATATCATCTATGCAAACAAGGTGACATTAAAATGGCGAGTAAACTTTACGTTGAAATGTTTAGTAAGAAGATATTTCCGGCAACGTTTTCGCAACGGGCGATTTTGATCGGCCTCTGTGGGACCCGACCGTTATCGGAGGCAAGGATGTATTTCGATACGTTATCTAGTAATTGCGATAATCGGGATATTGTTCTTTACAATATCATGATCAATAAATACGTGAAACTCGGTATGACTTGTGAAACGTTACATTTGTTTGATAAGATAATAGAGAAAGGGATTAATCCTACTATCGTCACGTTTAATTCGTTAATCTATGGATTTTGCAAAAGTAGACAATTAAACGAGGTGTTAAGGACCTTCGATAAGATTAAGGATCATGGATTAGTACCTAATGTTGTAACGTACACGACACTTATGAATTTTTTTTGTGAAGAGCGAAATTTACGAGCGATGCGTGATTTGGAGGTGGAAATGGTATCGAACGGTGTAGAACGGACTAACGTTACGTATACGGTAATTATAAAAGGTCTTTGTATACAATGGAAGCTTAAGGAATCTTTAATTGTTCTTAATGAAATGTTTTCGCGAGGTTTGTATCCCGATGAAGTTTCGTACAATGTTTTAATCCAACGTTTTTGTAAAGCGCGTAAAATAGGAAAAGCGTTTGAGTTACATAACGAAATGATAACACGGGACTTGAAGCCGGATGCGGTTACGTATAATATTCTTATTAATGGTTTGTGTGTGTATGGTAATTTACATGATGCCGATAAGTTGTTTATGAATTTACATAAGGGTAATTTTCGGTTAAAAAAAGCGGCTTATACTATACTTATTAAAGCACATTGTGTAAAGGGGGATGTGAATAGAGCATTGGTTGTGTTTATTGAAATGATGAAGATGGGATTTAATGTAACGATTAGAGATTATAGTTCGATTATTAATCGATTGTGTAAAAGACGATTAACGAATGAAGCTAAGATTTTTTTCAGTTTGATGTTTGTTAATGGCGTTTTTCCTGATCATCAGCTTTATATGGTGATGTTGTATGCGTTTCGCTTAGCTGGCGATCTCCATTCGGTAGACGAGATACTCCCTAATATGATCAAGTGTGGATTAgatatttcttaa